From the Armatimonadota bacterium genome, the window ATGGCGACGGGCGATTTGCATAAAAAGATCAGCTACGCCGGTGTAAACGCAGGAGCGCCGGAAGATGCGCTTTATAGAAGTGTTATTCAGGCTAAGATGACTTGGCAGGCGGTGGACTCTTCAATCTACATGGTAGAACCTGGAAATTGAGAAAACCGAACAATTAGTCGCAGGAAAGGCACGGACAAACGTCCGTGCCTTTTTGTTAAAATAATCAATACCAAATACTCAATACTAAATCTCTACACCAACACTTCGTCGTCAGAGGAGCGCAGGCTTATTTCACCGGCCTCATCGAGCTGGCGAGCAATGCTTGCAATTCTAAGCTGAGCTGCCTCTACATCCCGCAGCTTGATCGGCCCGCTGGCTTCCAGGTCTTCTTTCAAGGTTTCAACGGCGCGGCTCGACATATTGCGGAAAAATACTTCTCTCGCATCGTTGCCGGACCCCTTCAGTGCAAGACGGAGATCCTCTTGAGGAACGTCGCGCAAGATCACCTGAATAGAGCGATCGTCCAGGGAAAGAATATCTTCGAAGACAAACATACTTTCTTTTATCTCGTTTGCTATCTCCTCATTAACTTCAGTAAGATAGTCAAGGATCTTCTTTTCAGTGCTTCGGTCCACATTGTTAAGTATCTGGACGACCGACTTATTTCCACCGACCTCGGAAAAATTGGCGCTATCGGTCATAGCCAAGCGCTGCAACAGATTATCGGCTACATTTTTTACAGTCTCAGGATCAGTCGGCTGCATAACAGTCAATCGAAGCGCTACCTCGCCTCGAACCTCCTCCGGCAGAGCAGAAATCACCTGCGCAGCTTGTTCCGGAGGAAGGTGACCTATCACCAGCGCTGCAATCTGAGGCCG encodes:
- the fliG gene encoding flagellar motor switch protein FliG, encoding MPEAEAQSQKHTKNYSGVRKASILMVALGTELSSTIMEQLTPDEIERLTSEIVMINRLDQNTSEQIIDECRKDLQKADIIGGTEYARKLLEEVLGEAKATEVLSKLGSDGGNALRWLRTAPTRQLAQCLTNERPQIAALVIGHLPPEQAAQVISALPEEVRGEVALRLTVMQPTDPETVKNVADNLLQRLAMTDSANFSEVGGNKSVVQILNNVDRSTEKKILDYLTEVNEEIANEIKESMFVFEDILSLDDRSIQVILRDVPQEDLRLALKGSGNDAREVFFRNMSSRAVETLKEDLEASGPIKLRDVEAAQLRIASIARQLDEAGEISLRSSDDEVLV